In Caulobacter soli, the genomic stretch GACCCTGGAGAAGGTCGCCAAGGCCGAGTTGCGCACGCTGCTGGCGACGGAGGCTTAGCGCGGCTATGTCCGATCCGTCCCACGGTCCAAATCGCCGGTTGGTCGCCTCGATGATCGCGGCCAGCCTGGCTACGCCCGCCCAGTCCAAAGATTCTGTATCCCAAGCCCCCAAGGTCAGGACGCCGACCATGACGACTTCCGCTCCCAACCCAACGCCGACCGACGCCCGCGTCATCGATCGCATCGACGTCCACGCCCATTTCGTCCCGGATTTCTACGCCCAGGCGCTGCGGGACGCAGGACATGGCCAGCCCGACGGCATGCCGTTCATCCCGACCTGGAGCGCCGAGGAGGCCTTGAAGGTCATGGACGGCCTGGGGGTCCAGACCGCCATGCTCTCGATTTCTTCCCCGGGCGTGCATTTTGGCGACGACGCCAAGGCGCGCGACCTGGCGCGACGCGTCAATGACGAGGGTCATCGGGTGCGCCAGGCCCACCCTTCGCGCTTTGGCCAGTTCGCCGCCCTGCCCCTGCCCGACGTCGAGGGCGCGATCGCCGAGGCGGTCTACGCCTTTGATCACCTGCAGGCGGACGGCGTGCTGTTGGAGACCAACGCCAAGGGCGTCTATCTGGGCGATCCCAAGCTTGAGCCGCTCTACGCCGAGCTCGATCGCCGCCACGCGGTGATCCTGATCCACCCGACCTCGCCCGCCTGCATCTGCAATCCGCGCCTGGCGGCGACCTTCCCGCAGCCGGCCCTGGAATTCATGTTCGAGTCCACGCGTTCGGTCACCGACATGATCATCGCCGGGGTCCTGGCGCGCTACCCCAACCTGCGCATCATCGTGCCGCACGCCGGCGCGGCGCTGCCGGTTCTGCTCAATCGCATCGAACTGATGTCGATGCTTTACAAGACCCCCGACGGCAAGCCCGCGCCCTCGGTCCGCGACGCGGTCAAGACCCTGCACTTCGACATCGCCGGATCGCCCGTGCCGTCGCAGCTGACGGCTCTGCTCGAGGTCGCCGACCCTGGCAAGATCCACTACGGCAGCGACTATCCGTTCACGCCGGCCATCGGCTGCGAATTCCTGGCGCGGCGGTTCGAGGGCGCGGAGACCATCGGCCAGGATCTGCGACAGGCCATTTTCCGCACCAACGCCCTCAGGCTGTTTCCGCGCCTCGGAACAAGC encodes the following:
- a CDS encoding amidohydrolase family protein, with translation MTTSAPNPTPTDARVIDRIDVHAHFVPDFYAQALRDAGHGQPDGMPFIPTWSAEEALKVMDGLGVQTAMLSISSPGVHFGDDAKARDLARRVNDEGHRVRQAHPSRFGQFAALPLPDVEGAIAEAVYAFDHLQADGVLLETNAKGVYLGDPKLEPLYAELDRRHAVILIHPTSPACICNPRLAATFPQPALEFMFESTRSVTDMIIAGVLARYPNLRIIVPHAGAALPVLLNRIELMSMLYKTPDGKPAPSVRDAVKTLHFDIAGSPVPSQLTALLEVADPGKIHYGSDYPFTPAIGCEFLARRFEGAETIGQDLRQAIFRTNALRLFPRLGTS